The DNA region AAAGCCGCATGCTGATTTACATCGGCATCCTGCTGCATGGCGTCTGCTATGATTTTTTCTTCGTGGTGGGATTTATCTATACCGACCGCATCGCGGGCGATCAGGTCAAAGGCCAGGCGCAGAGCATGGTGGTGATGTTCACCTACGGCATCGGCATGCTGCTCGGCTCGCAGATCTCCGGTGCAATTTACAATCAGGTGGTTGCCGGTCAGGAGACGGCCGCGGCCTGGGCGCTGTTCTGGTGGATTCCGGCCATCGCCGCGGCGGTCATTGCCTTAATTTTCCTCTTCTCATTTCACTATCGCGATGAGCAGAGCTGACAGCGAGGGGTAACGATGAAAACAGTTAAAGGACCGGGAATATTTCTGTCGCAGTTTATCGGGCAACAGCCACCTTACAACAGCCTTGCCGGGCTGGCAGGCTGGGCCGCGGCGTTGGGTTACAAAGCGCTGCAAATTCCCTGCCACGATAAGGCGATTTTTGATCTGCAACGCGCGGCAACCAGCCAGACTTATTGCGATGAAATTACCGGGCTGCTGGCCGAACACGGCCTGGCGATCAGCGAGCTGTCGACCCATCTCGAAGGGCAGCTGGTGGCGGTCAATCCGGCCTACGATGCGGCATTTGACCATTTCGCCCCAGCTGAGGTGCGGGGCAATGCCACAAAGCGTACCGAGTGGGCCACGGCCACGGTGAAACAGGCGGCAGCGGCATCGGCCAAACTGGGGCTCAGCGCGCACGCTACCTTTTCCGGTTCGCTCGCCTGGCCGTGGTTTTATCCCTGGCCGCCACACAACGCCGCGCTGTTTGAAGAAGCCTTTGCGGAACTGGCTCGTCGCTGGCGACCGATCCTCGATGAATACGATCGCCACGGCGTTGACCTCTGTTACGAAATCCATCCCGGCGAAGATCTGCACGATGGCGTCACCTTTGAGCGTTTTCTCGCGAAAGTTGGCGATCATCCGCGCTGCAACATCCTCTACGATCCCAGCCATCTGCATCTGCAACATATCGATTATTTGCAGTTCATCGATTGCTATCACACGCGCATCAAAGCTTTTCACGTCAAGGATGCCGAGTTCGTCAAAAACGGGCGCAGCGGCGTGTATGGCGGCTATCAACCCTGGATCGATCGCGCCGGTCGCTTTCGCTCACCAGGAGATGGTCAGATCGATTTCAACGGCATTTTCAGCAAGCTGGCGCAGTATGATTATGCTGGCTGGGCGGTGCTGGAATGGGAATGCTGCCTGAAAGAGGGCGATAGCGGCGCGCGCGAAGGGGCAGAGTTTATTCGCCGCCATATCATTCCGGTGGCCGAACGCGCCTTTGATGATTTTGCCGCGCAGCAGGATGATCGTGCCAGCGTACGCGCTCAGCTCGGGCTGGAATAATCTGTCCGGTGCGCGCTGATTCGCGCGCACCCTTTATGCCCTGCAGGAAGCGCCATGCCCATGTCGATTCAAAAAATTGCCCACCTGGCCGGTGTGTCGGTCGCCACCGTCTCGCGGGTGCTGAATAACAGCGATTCGGTCAAAGATTCCAATCGGGAAAAAGTGTTGCAGGCGATCGCCAACAGCAACTATCAGCCCAACCTGTTGGCGCGTCAGCTGCGTACCGCGCGCAGCTCAATGATTCTGGTGATGGTCTCTGACATCGCCAACCCGTTTTGCGCCGAAGTGGTGAAAGGCATTGAAGAGCAGGCGGAACAGAATCACTATCGTATTTTGCTGTGTAATTCAGCTTCTGATGTCGCGCGCTCGCGGTCCAGCCTGCAACTGCTGGCTGGTAAAATCGTCGATGGCGTGATTACCATGGATGCGTTCAGCACACTGCCGGAGCTGGCGCCATTAATCGGTGCCCGTCCGTGGGTGCAATGCGCAGAATATGCCGATGACGGCGCGGTCTCCTGTGTGGGCATTAACGACGTGGCGGCCGCGCAGCAGCTGGTGGGTTATCTGGCCGACGGCGGTCGTCAACGTATTGCGCTGATCAATCACGATCTCGACTACAAATATGCTCAACTGCGGCAACAGGGCTATCAACGGGCGTTGGCTGAGCGGCAGCTGTCATGGCAGGCGATCGGCTACGCCAGCGCGCTGCGTTTTCATGCCGGTAAAACCGCGATGCTTGCGTTGCTGGCGGAGAAGCAGCGGCCGGATGCGGTGTTTGCCGTCTCTGACACGCTGGCCGCGGGCGCAATCGCCGCCATTACCGGGGCGGGGCTGCGCGTGCCGGAGGATATTGCCGTGGCCGGATTTGACGGCACCGAGCTGGCGGAAATGGTCTCGCCGCCGTTGACCACGCTGGCCCAGCCGTCGCGCGAAATGGGACGACAGGCGTGTGCGCTGCTGCTGAAGCGCATCAACGATCCCGATTCGCCCGCAGAACGTATTATGATGCCGTGGCAGTTAATCACCCGCGCCAGTGCCTGATTGATCAGGCGGAATCACAGGACAACAGCATGACACATTTTATCAGGCGCCTTGACGCCGCCGACGCCGCGGCTTTTCGACAGATTCGCCTGGCCGCGTTACAACAGCATCCCGAAGCGTTTAGCGCAGCGTGGGAAAGCGAGCAGCAGCAGCCTCTGGATTTTTTTGCGCAGCGGCTACGCAATAATGCGGTTTTTGCCGGATTTAACGATAACGGCGACATGCAGGGAGTGGTGGGCGTTGCGCGCAGTGAGGCGGCAAAAATCCGCCACATCGCTTCGCTGTGGGGAGTCTATCTTTGTCCGGAGGCACGCGGTTGCGGGCTGGCCCGTGCGCTCATCCTTAATGCTTTGCACTTTGCGCAAACGGAATGCCAATCGGTGCGCCTCAGCGTCACCGCCAGCAATACAGGCGTCATTCGTCTCTACCACTCGCTGGGTTTCAAAGAATGGGCGCGCGATCGCCACGCGCTTAACGTTAATGGGACATTTTATGATGAAATCCTGATGCGGCTGGATTGCGATTAATGGGTTAATCGACGTTCACGCGGTCGCCACGGGTGGTGGGGTGAGAAATCACCAGAAACTCAACCGCCTGCGCCGATTCATTGCGCGCCTGATGTTTCGCCAGCGGGGGAATTTCAATGCCCTGATGGCGGCTAAGCTGCTGTATCTCACCCTCCATTTCCATAGTTAACTCGCCGCTGAGCACAAAAAAGAACTGCCGCGCGACGGTATGATAATGCCGTGCTTCCTGCGTCCTGGCGGGCATGCTTTCGTGAATCACGCTCATGCCCGGCTGCTTAACCAGATGCCAGCCGTCGCACTGCTCGCCCCAGACGTAATGTTCGGCATTCTCTTTAGAAATCATCGGTTTCCTCGTCAGTTTTTCGTCACTATGGAACGTTCCCGCTCGGGTTACTGGCTTTTTCTGGAACGAAACGCCGCGACCTTCATGCGGTTGCCGCAGGTTGCCATGCTGCACCAGCGGCGGCGGTGAGATTTGCTCAGATCGTGAAACAGCAGAATACAGTCATGAGCTTCGCACTGGCGGACAAATTCGAATTTCTCGCTGGTTACCAGCGTCACTAACGCATCCGCTATCGGCCAGAGCAGGCCTGCTGGTTTGCTGTGGTCCGCACAGGCCCGCAGGTAGAATTGCTGCGTCTCATCGTGCCATGCCAGTTTTTGATGCGGGCGGCCCG from Duffyella gerundensis includes:
- a CDS encoding sugar phosphate isomerase/epimerase family protein codes for the protein MKTVKGPGIFLSQFIGQQPPYNSLAGLAGWAAALGYKALQIPCHDKAIFDLQRAATSQTYCDEITGLLAEHGLAISELSTHLEGQLVAVNPAYDAAFDHFAPAEVRGNATKRTEWATATVKQAAAASAKLGLSAHATFSGSLAWPWFYPWPPHNAALFEEAFAELARRWRPILDEYDRHGVDLCYEIHPGEDLHDGVTFERFLAKVGDHPRCNILYDPSHLHLQHIDYLQFIDCYHTRIKAFHVKDAEFVKNGRSGVYGGYQPWIDRAGRFRSPGDGQIDFNGIFSKLAQYDYAGWAVLEWECCLKEGDSGAREGAEFIRRHIIPVAERAFDDFAAQQDDRASVRAQLGLE
- a CDS encoding CGNR zinc finger domain-containing protein yields the protein MTSDSNHSATLLLADNLALDFINSAYGVAEQQHDCFTDDRSVIAWLTTAGVLSDEVAPPRGLLALACELREESRALVKAAMNGTASDATLINSVLEAGRPHQKLAWHDETQQFYLRACADHSKPAGLLWPIADALVTLVTSEKFEFVRQCEAHDCILLFHDLSKSHRRRWCSMATCGNRMKVAAFRSRKSQ
- a CDS encoding cupin domain-containing protein, which encodes MISKENAEHYVWGEQCDGWHLVKQPGMSVIHESMPARTQEARHYHTVARQFFFVLSGELTMEMEGEIQQLSRHQGIEIPPLAKHQARNESAQAVEFLVISHPTTRGDRVNVD
- a CDS encoding GNAT family N-acetyltransferase codes for the protein MTHFIRRLDAADAAAFRQIRLAALQQHPEAFSAAWESEQQQPLDFFAQRLRNNAVFAGFNDNGDMQGVVGVARSEAAKIRHIASLWGVYLCPEARGCGLARALILNALHFAQTECQSVRLSVTASNTGVIRLYHSLGFKEWARDRHALNVNGTFYDEILMRLDCD
- a CDS encoding LacI family DNA-binding transcriptional regulator, producing MSIQKIAHLAGVSVATVSRVLNNSDSVKDSNREKVLQAIANSNYQPNLLARQLRTARSSMILVMVSDIANPFCAEVVKGIEEQAEQNHYRILLCNSASDVARSRSSLQLLAGKIVDGVITMDAFSTLPELAPLIGARPWVQCAEYADDGAVSCVGINDVAAAQQLVGYLADGGRQRIALINHDLDYKYAQLRQQGYQRALAERQLSWQAIGYASALRFHAGKTAMLALLAEKQRPDAVFAVSDTLAAGAIAAITGAGLRVPEDIAVAGFDGTELAEMVSPPLTTLAQPSREMGRQACALLLKRINDPDSPAERIMMPWQLITRASA